The following proteins come from a genomic window of Corynebacterium crudilactis:
- a CDS encoding DUF4236 domain-containing protein, which produces MGLNYRKIIKTGKDSWLNVSKSGVSGSKRIGPVTINSRGGISVKLPGGLNYRGRWKK; this is translated from the coding sequence ATGGGGCTGAATTACAGAAAAATCATCAAGACCGGAAAAGACAGTTGGCTAAATGTCTCCAAGTCTGGGGTCTCTGGTTCCAAAAGGATTGGGCCGGTAACGATCAATTCGCGTGGCGGAATTTCAGTGAAATTGCCAGGTGGCTTGAATTACCGCGGTAGATGGAAGAAATAG
- a CDS encoding acetoin reductase: protein MSKVAMITGGAQGIGRGISEKLAADGFDIAVADLPQQEEQAAETIKLVEAAGQKAVFIRLDVTDKANFDSAIDEAAEKLGGFDVLVNNAGIAQIKPLLEVTEDDLKQIYSVNVFSVFFGIQAAARKFDELGVKGKIINAASIAAIQGFPILGAYSTTKFAVRGLTQAAAQELAPKGHTVNAYAPGIVGTGMWEQIDAELSKINGKPIGENFKEYSSSIALGRPSVPEDVAGLVSFLASENSNYVTGQVMLVDGGMLYN from the coding sequence ATGAGCAAGGTTGCAATGATCACCGGTGGTGCACAAGGCATCGGTCGTGGAATCTCAGAAAAGCTGGCAGCAGACGGCTTCGATATCGCAGTCGCGGATCTTCCACAGCAAGAAGAACAGGCTGCAGAAACCATCAAACTGGTTGAAGCTGCCGGCCAAAAAGCAGTTTTCATCAGGCTTGATGTCACTGATAAGGCTAATTTCGACAGTGCTATCGATGAAGCAGCAGAAAAACTTGGTGGCTTCGATGTCCTAGTGAACAACGCTGGTATCGCCCAGATTAAACCACTATTGGAAGTCACTGAAGATGACTTGAAGCAGATCTACTCTGTCAACGTTTTCAGTGTATTTTTTGGTATTCAGGCAGCAGCACGAAAATTCGATGAACTTGGCGTTAAAGGAAAGATCATCAATGCTGCATCAATTGCTGCAATCCAAGGTTTTCCGATTCTGGGAGCTTATTCCACCACTAAATTTGCAGTTCGTGGCCTTACTCAAGCGGCAGCTCAAGAACTCGCTCCAAAGGGACACACTGTTAATGCTTATGCCCCAGGCATTGTCGGTACCGGCATGTGGGAGCAAATTGATGCGGAGCTTTCCAAGATCAACGGTAAGCCAATAGGTGAAAACTTCAAGGAGTACTCCTCCTCCATCGCGTTGGGCCGACCTTCTGTCCCTGAAGATGTCGCTGGGTTGGTTTCCTTCCTGGCATCCGAAAATTCTAATTATGTCACCGGACAAGTCATGCTCGTTGATGGCGGAATGCTCTATAACTAG
- a CDS encoding ATP-dependent Clp protease ATP-binding subunit yields the protein MFERFTDRARRVIVLAQEEARMLNHNYIGTEHILLGLIHEGEGVASKALESMGISLDAVRQEVEEIIGQGSQPTTGHVPFTPRAKKVLELSLREGLQMGHKYIGTEFLLLGLIREGEGVAAQVLVKLGADLPRVRQQVIQLLSGYEGGQGGSPEGGQGAPAGGEAVGAGSAPGGRPSSGGPGERSTSLVLDQFGRNLTQAAKDGKLDPVVGRDKEIERIMQVLSRRTKNNPVLIGEPGVGKTAVVEGLALDIVNGKVPETLKDKQVYSLDLGSLVAGSRYRGDFEERLKKVLKEINQRGDIILFIDEIHTLVGAGAAEGAIDAASLLKPKLARGELQTIGATTLDEYRKHIEKDAALERRFQPVQVPEPSVELTVEILKGLRDRYEAHHRVSITDGALTAAAQLADRYINDRFLPDKAVDLIDEAGARMRIKRMTAPSSLREVDERIADVRREKEAAIDAQDFEKAAGLRDKERKLGEERSEKEKQWRSGDLEDIAEVGEEQIAEILANWTGIPVFKLTEAESSRLLNMEDELHKRIIGQEEAVKAVSRAIRRTRAGLKDPKRPSGSFIFAGPSGVGKTELSKALAGFLFGDDDSLIQIDMGEFHDRFTASRLFGAPPGYVGYEEGGQLTEKVRRKPFSVVLFDEIEKAHKEIYNTLLQVLEDGRLTDGQGRIVDFKNTVLIFTSNLGTADISKAVGLGFSGSSETDSDAQYDRMKNKVHDELKKHFRPEFLNRIDEIVVFHQLTKDQIVQMVDLLIGRVSKALSEKDMSIELTEKAKSLLASRGFDPVLGARPLRRTIQREIEDQMSEKILFGEIGAGEIITVDVEGWDGESKNTDGAKFTFSPRPKPMPEGKFSEISVQAAEAIQDVDSAADDTVPETDSLSDVDLKSLEKFEEEVENGTDIDRASGDYYGNDNQGGTAPTKE from the coding sequence ATGTTCGAGAGGTTTACCGATCGTGCACGCCGCGTGATTGTGCTCGCGCAGGAAGAGGCGCGCATGCTCAACCACAATTACATCGGCACGGAACACATCCTCCTCGGCCTCATTCATGAGGGCGAGGGTGTTGCATCCAAGGCTTTGGAGTCCATGGGAATTTCCCTGGACGCCGTCCGCCAGGAAGTTGAAGAGATTATTGGCCAGGGCTCACAGCCCACCACCGGCCATGTTCCTTTTACTCCTCGTGCCAAGAAGGTCCTGGAGCTCAGCCTCCGCGAGGGCCTACAGATGGGACACAAGTACATCGGTACTGAGTTCCTGCTTCTCGGTTTGATCCGCGAAGGTGAGGGCGTTGCAGCTCAGGTGCTAGTCAAGCTTGGTGCTGACCTGCCTCGCGTGCGTCAGCAAGTTATTCAGCTCCTCTCCGGTTACGAAGGTGGCCAGGGCGGTTCCCCAGAAGGCGGACAGGGAGCTCCTGCCGGTGGCGAAGCCGTTGGCGCAGGTTCCGCACCAGGCGGTCGACCATCTTCTGGTGGCCCAGGCGAGCGCTCTACCTCTTTGGTTCTTGATCAGTTCGGACGCAACCTCACCCAGGCTGCCAAGGACGGCAAGCTGGATCCTGTCGTTGGTCGCGATAAGGAAATCGAGCGCATCATGCAGGTGCTGTCTCGTCGTACCAAGAACAACCCTGTTCTTATCGGTGAACCAGGCGTTGGTAAAACCGCCGTTGTTGAAGGCCTCGCGCTGGATATCGTTAATGGCAAGGTTCCAGAAACCCTCAAGGACAAGCAGGTTTATTCCCTTGACCTAGGTTCCCTGGTTGCAGGTTCCCGTTACCGCGGTGACTTCGAAGAGCGCCTGAAGAAGGTCCTCAAGGAGATTAACCAGCGCGGCGATATCATCCTGTTTATCGATGAGATCCACACCCTCGTGGGTGCGGGCGCAGCAGAAGGCGCAATCGATGCTGCCTCCCTACTTAAGCCAAAGCTTGCTCGTGGTGAGCTCCAGACCATCGGTGCAACCACCCTGGATGAGTACCGCAAGCACATTGAAAAGGACGCAGCACTTGAGCGTCGTTTCCAGCCAGTGCAGGTTCCAGAGCCTTCCGTAGAACTCACCGTTGAGATCTTGAAGGGTCTGCGCGACCGCTACGAGGCACACCACCGTGTCTCCATTACTGATGGTGCTCTTACCGCTGCAGCTCAGCTTGCTGATCGCTACATCAATGACCGCTTCTTGCCAGATAAGGCCGTTGACCTCATCGATGAGGCTGGCGCACGCATGCGTATTAAACGCATGACTGCACCTTCCTCCCTTCGTGAAGTTGATGAGCGCATCGCTGATGTTCGCCGCGAGAAGGAAGCGGCGATTGATGCTCAGGACTTCGAAAAGGCAGCAGGTCTTCGCGATAAGGAGCGCAAGCTCGGCGAAGAGCGTTCTGAGAAGGAAAAGCAGTGGCGTTCTGGTGACCTCGAAGATATCGCTGAGGTCGGCGAAGAGCAGATCGCAGAAATCCTGGCCAACTGGACTGGTATTCCTGTCTTCAAGCTCACCGAAGCAGAATCCTCACGCCTGCTCAACATGGAAGATGAGCTACACAAGCGCATCATCGGACAGGAAGAAGCTGTTAAGGCTGTTTCCCGTGCGATCCGTCGTACCCGTGCAGGCCTGAAGGATCCTAAGCGTCCTTCCGGCTCCTTCATCTTCGCTGGTCCATCCGGTGTTGGTAAGACTGAGCTGTCTAAAGCTCTGGCAGGATTCCTCTTCGGTGACGATGATTCCCTCATCCAAATCGACATGGGTGAATTCCACGACCGCTTCACAGCTTCCCGTCTCTTCGGTGCGCCTCCGGGATACGTCGGCTACGAAGAGGGCGGCCAGCTGACCGAGAAGGTCCGCCGCAAGCCATTCTCCGTGGTGCTTTTCGACGAGATCGAAAAGGCCCACAAGGAGATCTACAACACCTTGCTGCAGGTGCTTGAAGATGGACGTCTTACCGATGGTCAGGGTCGCATCGTGGACTTCAAGAACACTGTTTTGATCTTCACCTCCAACCTGGGTACCGCAGATATCTCCAAGGCTGTTGGACTGGGCTTCTCCGGATCTTCCGAAACGGACAGCGATGCTCAGTACGATCGTATGAAGAACAAGGTCCACGACGAGCTGAAGAAGCACTTCCGTCCAGAGTTCCTGAACCGTATTGATGAGATTGTGGTCTTCCACCAGCTCACTAAGGATCAGATCGTCCAGATGGTTGACCTCCTTATTGGTCGCGTATCCAAGGCGCTTTCTGAGAAGGACATGAGCATCGAGCTGACCGAAAAGGCTAAGTCCTTGCTGGCTAGCCGTGGCTTCGATCCAGTACTGGGTGCACGACCACTGCGTCGCACCATCCAGCGCGAAATCGAAGACCAGATGTCTGAGAAGATCCTCTTCGGCGAAATCGGTGCTGGCGAGATCATTACCGTTGACGTCGAAGGCTGGGATGGCGAGTCCAAGAACACCGACGGCGCGAAGTTCACCTTCAGCCCTCGTCCAAAGCCAATGCCAGAAGGAAAGTTCTCTGAGATTTCAGTCCAGGCAGCAGAAGCAATCCAAGATGTGGATTCCGCAGCCGACGACACCGTCCCAGAAACTGATTCCCTCTCTGACGTTGACCTCAAGTCTCTTGAGAAGTTCGAAGAAGAAGTAGAAAACGGCACCGACATTGATCGTGCGTCCGGCGACTACTACGGAAACGACAACCAGGGTGGCACAGCTCCAACCAAGGAGTAA
- a CDS encoding GuaB1 family IMP dehydrogenase-related protein has protein sequence MRFLNDSNPPYELTYSDVFMVPSRSDVGSRMSVDLRTGDGTGTTIPLVVANMTAVAGRRMAETIARRGGIAILPQDVPADIAAETIANVKKADLVFDTPITVKPHHTVGYARNLIHKRAHGAAIVLDGDKPVGIVTDKDLEGADNFTQVGTLMSTSLLTLPEDISPEDAFGILHEHSRKLAPVVAADGSLRGILTRAGALRATMYSPAIDAHGRLRVGAAIGINGDIEGRTKTLIDAGADVLVVDTAHGHQSTMINALKRIRALGVTVPIVAGNVVTADGVRDLVEAGADIIKVGVGPGAMCTTRMQTGVGRPQFSAVLECAAEARKLGAHVWADGGVRDPRDVALALAAGASNVMVGSWFSGTYESPGDLRFESDGRMYKESFGMASRRAVESRNQKVEAFEKARRAMFEEGISTARIYIDKRHGGVEDLVDQIISGVRSSFTYAGADSIETFFERATVGVQSTEGYAEGKPRASR, from the coding sequence ATGCGTTTTCTTAACGACTCCAATCCGCCCTATGAGCTGACCTATTCCGATGTGTTTATGGTTCCTTCGCGTTCCGACGTCGGCTCCCGCATGTCCGTGGATCTGCGCACAGGTGATGGCACCGGCACCACCATTCCGCTCGTGGTAGCTAATATGACAGCTGTTGCTGGTCGACGCATGGCAGAAACCATCGCACGCCGCGGCGGTATCGCGATTCTCCCCCAGGACGTTCCTGCCGATATCGCGGCGGAGACCATTGCTAATGTGAAAAAAGCTGACCTCGTTTTTGACACCCCCATCACCGTAAAACCGCACCACACCGTCGGTTATGCGCGCAACCTGATCCACAAGCGCGCACACGGTGCAGCCATTGTGTTGGATGGCGACAAGCCAGTTGGCATTGTCACCGACAAAGATCTCGAAGGCGCCGATAACTTCACCCAAGTGGGCACCCTCATGTCCACTTCACTGCTGACTTTGCCCGAGGATATTTCCCCCGAAGATGCCTTCGGAATCCTCCACGAGCACAGCCGCAAACTCGCACCCGTCGTCGCCGCTGATGGTTCCCTCCGCGGCATCCTCACCCGCGCCGGCGCACTCCGCGCCACCATGTACAGCCCAGCTATCGACGCCCACGGCCGCCTGCGAGTCGGCGCCGCCATCGGCATCAACGGTGACATCGAAGGACGCACCAAGACGCTTATCGACGCCGGCGCCGACGTTCTCGTCGTCGACACCGCACACGGCCACCAATCCACCATGATCAACGCCCTCAAACGCATCCGCGCACTGGGTGTCACCGTCCCGATTGTGGCAGGCAATGTTGTCACCGCCGATGGTGTGCGCGACCTCGTCGAAGCTGGCGCAGACATCATCAAAGTAGGCGTTGGACCAGGCGCAATGTGCACCACTCGCATGCAAACAGGTGTCGGCCGACCACAGTTCTCTGCAGTCCTAGAATGCGCCGCCGAAGCCCGCAAACTTGGCGCACACGTCTGGGCCGATGGCGGCGTCCGTGACCCACGCGACGTAGCCCTTGCGCTAGCTGCTGGCGCTTCCAATGTGATGGTGGGATCCTGGTTCTCTGGAACCTACGAATCCCCCGGCGACCTACGTTTCGAATCCGATGGACGCATGTACAAAGAATCCTTTGGCATGGCATCCCGGCGCGCTGTAGAAAGCCGCAACCAAAAGGTCGAAGCCTTCGAAAAGGCCCGCCGTGCCATGTTCGAAGAGGGTATTTCCACCGCCCGCATCTACATCGATAAGCGCCACGGCGGTGTCGAAGATCTTGTAGACCAGATCATCTCCGGTGTCCGCTCCTCCTTTACTTATGCAGGTGCAGATTCCATTGAGACCTTCTTTGAGCGCGCCACCGTTGGTGTGCAATCCACTGAAGGTTATGCAGAAGGAAAGCCACGCGCTTCGCGTTAA